The genomic segment TAAAACAAAAACTCAGCATATACGGAAACTACTAACAGTCCTACAAGGTGTCAGCTTCCTGCCCTAAAGTACCTGCAACCAAAGATTTAAGAACAACAAATCAATATGGGTTATGGAAGGATCAAACAGAAAAGCATATAAAGCTATTTTACACCAAAGGCCAGCACGGAACCATAATAGATCACTAGTTAGCATTGTCTTAAATAACATTCAAGTTTGCTTATTAAGCCCCCTCATGGCAGTtttccagaaaaaaaaaagctcacAAAACAAACTGGTTTTCTCAAATCCTCACTGATTCACAAGGCTTTTTGGAACAGACCCCTACACACCAATGCCTTTGGCTCTACCACAAGTCATCAACATTTGGGGTGATTTCTAGAGAACTCGATTTTTATGGCTGCAACCAAAGTCTCTTTATCATTTCCTGGCTCAACTGATTTGATAATATTGCCCAAAGATGATGAATGGCACACACATCATTTGGAAATAGGAgaattatttgttttgatgCTCATTCTTGGATGACAGTCAGCAGACGCCAGCAATATACTAATAGTTATGTATTCCGACAATGTTCCTATTGAGAAGATGCAGGTACAAGTCTAGTCACAATTGAACACAACTTTTTCCCCAACCTTCATAATCCTAAATGTCAACAGACATTTTTAAGATATGGTCATGCGTATCAAATGCATGACAAGAACCTAAGAGCATGATCTTCGAAACAGTAACATAATAACATTAAATGGAACATTTCTAAAGGAACAGGATGCCCAATAGATAAGACTTTAAAACATCCAGACTGCTCAAAAGAAAAGTATATtatgtaaaataaattatatattacaAATAGCAAAAAGAAATTCCCACTACtttgataataaaaatgtcacatttaattttcaaagtgCAATAGTAGCATGATAAGCTTGGGAAATCCAATCAGAGAAATCATACCTAAACAGTTACTCATCTGTGTGATGAGGACACGTATTCATTCACAAGGAAAATCCTTCAACAGCTGAGGCTCTTTGGCATTGGACATCTAGCCTGTTGAGCAGATTAGAATAGCCGTAGGCCAATGAAAGATCTAATGACTTCTCTGGTCCCGCAGCTTCATCATCCCTTTTACCACCATCATCTTCAATGGAACCAACATCATCAAATCTGCTTCTGACAGGCTCTTTCATATGAATTATCTTGCCAAACAATTGAAACGAACTAACACCTACTTTAGTTGAGTTGGAGCCCCCATTTACAGTAACTTCAGTGCCATAGGAAAGAATGCTGCTCTGGCTATCTGGTGACAAATTGTCAGACTGTGAACTGCCAATGTTGAGCTCAGTGGATCTCCCTTTCAACTTGGGCAACATATAGTTGCCAGAGAAGTTATCAGTGCACATGATTGGGGTATTCTCACTTGCATAGTTAGTTAAACTTTGCaagtgaaaatgattttgcCTGGCTCCCTGCATGCCAGCAGGAAAAGAATTGTAATTCAACATTGATGGATTCATGTAGCCCATCATTGAATTAGTTAACCCTGTCATAGGGAAGAAGATTTCTCCCTCTGCATCAGCTGGCCCAGAATCCTGAGAAAACTTTAACTTCTTTGCCGAGGGGAATGAAGAATTAAGCGGTGAGGAGGATACAATTTCGACTTGCCATGGGCTCACTCTCTTTGCATTCTGGAGAACTTCAGGTTCGTCCCATGCAACCTATGATATAAAGATAGTAAAATTGAGAATCAGCATAAGGTAAAGGGGAGGAAATTCTATAAGAAGCAAAttggatgaaaatttaatCTTAATACCTCTGaaaaacttaatgtaaattaaacAAACCCTATTCTACCACAACCCAATCCCCAAAATGCTACCTTTGGAATACAAACAAACataaagcaaagaagaaaatattctCCAATTATTACCACTCATAGACCATAACTCTACCAAAGCACCAAAAAGTCACCTATTCTCTACTAAGAGGATAGGATGACATAGTTAGGAGTATCACAAGATAGTATTCACCTAagcattcaaattcaaagcATAGGAAAGTAACAAGTTGAAGGGATTTGATGTTAAAATAGGTAAACTGCATTTTCCTTGTTAGTCAAGttacacaaaattcaatactTAAGCAATTTACTCATTTACCAAACAAAGTAAGACTTAAccacaaaaaatataaatcaaatataagaattttgatgattttacaAATGACTTGCCAAAATTCAAtaagcaaaacaaaattagAACTTCCATCTTACCGTGAATGAGAAACCACCATTTAACAGGCCACTCAAAATTCAAACACAGTTTAGAAGAAACAAACGAAAAATGGTGAAAAAATTCCTAATCTAAAGCAAATTCTAAAGAAATCCTAGAAATCCATAATCTTAATTGCACCACCCCAACCTGGCCAACATCCTATGGAGAGTAACTCCAAGATTTGCTCGACTTATTTCGAGTTTCtgtctctcaaaatctcatttaaatgttaaattaACGACTTAAAACCTAACATAGCGCATTGTTTTTAGGGGAATGTATGCAAAAGGAAATATACACGAAAGTAAAATGCAGCCTGCTGCTACAACTTCGTAATCTCATTTCAACCTCAATCCCTCCAATCTATCAGTCTATCATCAGAACTTATCCTATACAAGTAAATCGCACTGTCCCACTTTCAAGTGTACGTTTAAAACTCAGTACATACTTCTCGATTAAATAcagattaaattgttaatattGAAGTCAACAGTAAACCACATTCAATTTAGTCAAAATGAATAACCACAATTCGAACTATTAAGACCGAAGCATTTTAACCTGAAGCATTCGCCAAGGAGAGCCAGTCCAGGGGCCAGAATCCGGTACCGCAGCAGACATAACCGTCCCTTGGAACCACGTCATTCGTGACGAATCCTCCGTCTCAACAGCCATCTTTACTCTCGTCCCTCCAGCCCAGAATATATTGAGTCCAGCCTCCACCAACTCGGCCCTCACCACGAAATCAGCCAACCCAGCCCGTGGATAGTACACAACCTCGAATGGCAAACCCTTCGCAGCCCTCTCCGCCGCTTCCGCCACCGCCTCCGCCGTCATCCTCCCCCTCCCTTCCCCTTGCATTGCTCTTCCATCACTAGGCTCTCTCCACCTCCCGAAATCCCCGCCGGCTTCTCTCTTCATCGCACGCCGAACTCCAATAAACATGTTCCCATTGCAGTCCCTCATGAAGACAACAGAGTCGCCAGCGATGAGCTTCTTCTGATTAACGAACTTGCTCCATCCTGTGGTGAGCAGATGCCGACGTGGCGTTCCTCGGTAAATATGGCGAAAGTCCCAAACGCCACCGCGAACGTCGGTAACGGAGAGAGTCTGAACCGGAGGTTCAGCGTTGTAGTCTAGTGGCGGGAAAATAGAGTCGGCGCAAAACCGGGGGACGGAGAAGCCACCGCCATTGTTTGCATCGGACGGCGTTAAAATCTTCGCAAACGAAACGATCTTATCAGAATCCTCATCGTCACCGttgatatttaaaaattgattggGAAGTCTAGAAGGGTCGACAGGGACGAGGAGAAGTTTAGCGAAGACTTCGTCGGTTTTGGGATCGGCAAGGCAATGAACTTCGGAGATAACGCAAGGGATGAGAGGTCTGGAGAGTACGAGAGAAGACAGTGCCGGAGTGGAACCCCAGGATTGTTCCACGTGGCCTTGAGGGAAATAGTAAACCCTAGAATGAACGGTGGGGATTTGAACGGAAGAGCCAGCGCAGGCTCGCCAGATCCTGGAATCGACGTGCCGGAACTCAGGAGGAGGAAGAGGAGGCCGTGGAGGCGGCATTGGGGGGCTTAGGGTTTGGgtagaaaaaaaagggagggAATTCAAAgggataaaagaaaaataggagaGTACGGCACTACGGTGTGTTGAAAAAATGCAGAGTCTGAGACTTTCTTTCTTCCAGTTTTTATAGTGTTTTTTGGTGTGTCTGAGGTGATGTAGGAAAGAGAGAGTTCCGTCTCGGGGTCGGAGAAGCGGGCACGAAAGCAAAGTTTTGTTCGCATTAAGAGAAACTAAAAACCAGGGAAAGGCCATTTTTGATTGGTTCGAAATTTACAGTTTTAGCCCACGACCAACTTAACCGCCTCTACGGCTCTACGTTACTCTTGCCACGCTACCATTCCAGAGCGTGGACTACAATCGCCTTTTGGTGATTTAATTCAAGTACCGGTACTACTAGACTAGACTTCTAACTCCGAATAAACATGAGCTGTCTGTGCATAAagtacgaaaatgcccttcgATGATGATGGCGGAGTGGGCATGTCAACCAATCAGATGGTTGggatttcattttttttagtgGGGGAGGGGTAAGGTCAACGTGAAAGACTGACTTGTTTGAGTGAGAAAGTGAGTGTCTGTTTGGCTTgggtgagagagagaaaatcggAAATTGATGTGGGAAGGCCGTTGAGAGGGAATTTCGGAGGGTAAAGGGAAGAATAAATCGGGCAGGTGATTTCTTGTTGCGTTTTACggttagagagagagagagagagaacgTCCCGATTGCAACGACCGGATTTGGATGCTCTCCTGTCGCGATTTACATTTACTATGCGCCGACATTGAATTCTATTCTCCTGTCTTTTAGTGTACACAAAATAGTTTATACAAAATTACTGATAAATAGTCATGACATGGTCATAATCAGGACCCTCAGATTGTTACTGTAGTAATTTTTTCTCTACATATTTTTAACGGTAATTTAGTGAACAAGGTAATTATATCCTTTCTTCATCACATTATCCCATcataaatccccaattctacCCAGCTCAATCTGGTCTCGCTTCCTCGTTGTCAATCATCATCCACCCTTTcgtttaaacaaaattttaaccaAGTGCTCAAAGATTTGCAAATCATTATCTTCAGATCTTATCTGACACGTATCCTGTAATCTtatcatttcaaacttaatctTCTTTGCCTTAGtcttatttattatttgatcTAACATTCCCagttttgtttattatttgatCTGACATTCCCTACCTTTCCATTCCGAATGTTACCAACCACTATACGATTTAGCATTATACAAGGGCCAATACAGGGCAGGCTAGATCTTGGGCCAGCCTATAGGCTTTCTTGTCTACCTCGTTTGGGACATTCCTTCAGCGTTTCCAACttgaagaaaacaagagaaacgcaaaaatgaaaaagtagCAGAACTCAATTCAACTTTCATATAGTTTTAAGCACACAGAAACAAAGTCAGATGAAGCAAATCAGAACACCAGACTCAAACCGGTAACAACAACTAGTAATCACAACGCAACAGAACAGAGAGCATGTAGGAGCTAGCTCACTGTCCTTTATTTAAACAAACTGACTGTCGCCACACACTTAAATCTATAACCATTCTCTTTTTATACGAAAAGTAGCATGTCTGCTCTAAGCATTATAAATGCAACTATGCCAAAGAGCTTCAGAATCACTCCTCTTCTGACTCGGACTCAGCATTCTGGAGCCATTCGATG from the Theobroma cacao cultivar B97-61/B2 chromosome 8, Criollo_cocoa_genome_V2, whole genome shotgun sequence genome contains:
- the LOC18592243 gene encoding auxin response factor 17; its protein translation is MPPPRPPLPPPEFRHVDSRIWRACAGSSVQIPTVHSRVYYFPQGHVEQSWGSTPALSSLVLSRPLIPCVISEVHCLADPKTDEVFAKLLLVPVDPSRLPNQFLNINGDDEDSDKIVSFAKILTPSDANNGGGFSVPRFCADSIFPPLDYNAEPPVQTLSVTDVRGGVWDFRHIYRGTPRRHLLTTGWSKFVNQKKLIAGDSVVFMRDCNGNMFIGVRRAMKREAGGDFGRWREPSDGRAMQGEGRGRMTAEAVAEAAERAAKGLPFEVVYYPRAGLADFVVRAELVEAGLNIFWAGGTRVKMAVETEDSSRMTWFQGTVMSAAVPDSGPWTGSPWRMLQVAWDEPEVLQNAKRVSPWQVEIVSSSPLNSSFPSAKKLKFSQDSGPADAEGEIFFPMTGLTNSMMGYMNPSMLNYNSFPAGMQGARQNHFHLQSLTNYASENTPIMCTDNFSGNYMLPKLKGRSTELNIGSSQSDNLSPDSQSSILSYGTEVTVNGGSNSTKVGVSSFQLFGKIIHMKEPVRSRFDDVGSIEDDGGKRDDEAAGPEKSLDLSLAYGYSNLLNRLDVQCQRASAVEGFSL